In Argopecten irradians isolate NY chromosome 11, Ai_NY, whole genome shotgun sequence, one DNA window encodes the following:
- the LOC138335783 gene encoding neuropeptide Y receptor type 6-like: MTINTSQHPISPDTIDTLYMWEDKNFSIKDFWRQQSQIEFSNSWFGSVGVCIIVVTFSVIGLFGILGNAAMCYVIIRKSNSRTGRNWFILNLSVSDILTSVFCIPFTVVKLVMKHWPLGKVLCKIAPSLQTVYVFVSTFTIVFIAVDRYKAIVQCSPREQTRPRYIFILVWMVSLALALPMFIFYDVESVGITKDIILFSSCLEKWSSDVARRSYATLVLCIHFVFPILVIISLHILICRFIRTHIESKPSYSRELHRSRRNLLRQRKNIILLTSITVVFALTWLPLTLINLLADINYELFTGINWNWLIAICHILAMSSVCINPIIYGWFNSNYRREIKAMFCWKLRDKDANIIMLNRYRERIELCLYGYTSTRHMDM; encoded by the coding sequence ATGACCATAAACACAAGCCAACACCCAATCTCCCCGGACACAATAGACACTTTATACATGTGGGAGGATAAAAACTTTTCCATCAAGGATTTCTGGAGGCAACAATCACAGATTGAATTCTCCAACAGCTGGTTCGGATCTGTAGGTGTCTGTATAATCGTAGTGACCTTCTCTGTTATTGGACTGTTTGGTATCCTAGGAAACGCTGCCATGTGTTACGTCATCATCAGGAAGAGTAATTCAAGAACCGGTAGAAATTGGTTCATCCTCAACTTATCTGTCTCGGATATTTTAACGTCCGTGTTTTGTATTCCCTTCACCGTTGTTAAACTTGTCATGAAACATTGGCCGCTTGGGAAGGTGCTATGTAAGATCGCGCCAAGTTTGCAGACGGTCTATGTGTTTGTGTCAACGTTTACGATAGTCTTCATCGCCGTGGATCGATATAAAGCTATAGTGCAATGTTCACCAAGGGAACAAACTCGGCCCAGGTATATCTTTATTTTAGTGTGGATGGTATCGCTCGCTCTAGCTCTTCCGATGTTTATCTTCTACGACGTGGAGTCTGTAGGCATAACCAAAGATATCATTTTATTCTCGTCCTGTTTAGAGAAATGGAGTTCTGATGTAGCGCGTAGGAGTTACGCCACTTTAGTATTATGTATTCATTTTGTGTTTCCAATCTTGGTcattatttctttacatattCTGATATGTCGATTTATACGAACCCACATTGAATCCAAACCGTCGTATTCACGGGAGCTACACCGAAGCAGACGAAATTTACtgagacaaagaaaaaatattatccTCTTAACGTCTATAACTGTTGTGTTCGCTTTAACCTGGCTTCCGTTGACCTTGATCAATCTCCTAGCTGATATTAACTACGAGCTGTTCACGGGAATCAACTGGAATTGGCTGATAGCTATATGTCACATACTGGCAATGAGTTCAGTTTGTATTAACCCTATCATATATGGATGGTTTAATTCGAATTACAGACGAGAAATCAAGGCAATGTTCTGTTGGAAACTTCGAGATAAAGATGCTAATATTATCATGTTAAATCGATATCGAGAAAGAATAGAATTGTGTTTATATGGATATACATCTACACGACATATGGATATGTAA